The following coding sequences lie in one Arabidopsis thaliana chromosome 3, partial sequence genomic window:
- the ILR2 gene encoding iaa-leucine resistant 2 (IAA-LEUCINE RESISTANT 2 (ILR2); FUNCTIONS IN: molecular_function unknown; INVOLVED IN: lateral root morphogenesis, auxin conjugate metabolic process, response to metal ion, root development; LOCATED IN: cytosol; Has 25 Blast hits to 25 proteins in 9 species: Archae - 0; Bacteria - 0; Metazoa - 0; Fungi - 0; Plants - 7; Viruses - 18; Other Eukaryotes - 0 (source: NCBI BLink).), with the protein MASESSTHKTKLEKKTCLSFLSSFTRSQIVYPTQGISHYYPSCHMMVHAMNITLCDNFDFKRANPNYHPYILRLYCGVLFWIQCLRAGNDVNDLTDVQHRFLNRFLDNHPLETLAVPGPLLGLFKTLCSSQPEFPHNHNGKVYPRIPAQPGPARRDAFMRDLLESHFLPNVPGIFALLEDLTAFLPNTSRLSKERQAHSRYPKYPDQSLNEAFADCYSNFNFQVTSAADNLEKISSFLHMKHSMAWFNQVKGVADDVAASFEGSGTLADCSPHGLVANQVMVVLSTPEHLPESPNCIADKRATYEFGYQLKSTVRNLPPLAEALAAFSQTYIRMFPNHPFFGTFGSKTLDHGPFWKIRPIGSSLTDNSSYLTIPSIVKQAFKGPAT; encoded by the exons ATGGCCTCTGAATCTTCAACTCACAAGACGAAGCTTGAGAAGAAGACTTGTCTTAGTTTCCTTTCTAGTTTCACCCGAAGCCAAATCGTGTACCCAACGCAAGGTATCTCACACTACTACCCTTCCTGCCACATGATGGTCCATGCTATGAACATTACACTTTGcgataattttgatttcaaacgGGCCAATCCCAACTATCACCCCTACATCCTCCGCCTCTACTGTGGTGTTCTCTTTTGGATCCAGTGTCTTAGAGCTGGAAACGATGTGAATGATCTTACTGATGTTCAACACCGGTTCCTAAACCGGTTCTTGGACAACCATCCCTTGGAAACTCTCGCTGTTCCCGGCCCTCTCCTCGGACTCTTCAAGACTCTTTGCTCTTCGCAGCCGGAGTTTCCTCATAATCATAATGGGAAAGTGTATCCTCGCATCCCTGCCCAACCAGGCCCGGCTCGACGTGACGCGTTCATGCGAGATCTTCTTGAAAGCCACTTCTTGCCTAACGTCCCTGGCATCTTCGCCCTCTTGGAAGACTTAACCGCCTTTTTACCCAATACCTCCCGTCTATCCAAAGAGAGGCAGGCACATTCCCGTTACCCAAAATACC CCGATCAAAGCCTGAATGAGGCGTTTGCTGATTGCTACAGCAATTTTAACTTTCAGGTCACTTCTGCCGCTGATAACCTCGAAAAGATCTCTTCCTTTCTCCACATGAAACACAGCATGGCTTGGTTCAATCAAGTAAAAGGAGTTGCGGATGATGTTGCTGCATCCTTTGAAGGATCCGGCACCCTTGCTGACTGCTCTCCACATGGGTTGGTTGCTAACCAAGTCATGGTCGTTCTCTCTACCCCGGAACATCTTCCAGAATCACCAAATTGTATTGCTGATAAGCGTGCAACCTATGAGTTCGGTTACCAGCTCAAAAGCACAGTTCGCAACCTCCCTCCCCTTGCGGAAGCACTTGCCGCCTTCTCTCAGACATATATCAGGATGTTTCCTAACCATCCCTTCTTCGGGACGTTTGGGTCGAAAACTCTTGATCATGGCCCGTTCTGGAAAATAAGGCCTATTGGCTCCAGCCTTACCGATAACAGCTCCTACCTCACTATCCCATCGATTGTCAAGCAAGCATTCAAAGGCCCAGCCACGTAG